The following coding sequences are from one Rattus rattus isolate New Zealand chromosome 11, Rrattus_CSIRO_v1, whole genome shotgun sequence window:
- the Tmem17 gene encoding transmembrane protein 17 → MELPDPVRQRLSNLSLTMFGDSSRTGPESSEAADNEMVSSLPLQMSLYFNSYFFPLWWVSCIVMLHLKYSVLPDYYKFIVITVVILITLIEAIRLYLGCMGNLQEKVPELAGFWLLSLLLQLPLLLFLLLNEGLKNLPLEKAIHSIFTVFLTFQVISAFLTLKKMVNQLAARFHLQDFDQLSASSATLRRARQSSEEL, encoded by the exons ATGGAGCTGCCGGACCCTGTTCGTCAGCGCTTGAGCAACCTCAGCCTCACCATGTTCGGCGACTCCAGCCGTACCGGGCCAGAGTCCAGTGAGGCCGCGG ATAACGAAATGGTCTCCAGCCTGCCCCTGCAGATGTCACTTTACTTTAACTCTTACTTTTTCCCACTCTGGTGGGTGAGCTGCATTGTGATGTTGCACCTGAAG tattCGGTCTTGCCTGACTACTACAAATTCATTGTGATTACTGTGGTCATCCTCATAACCTTGATTGAGGCCATCCGGCTGTACCTGGGCTGCATGGGTAACCTGCAGGAGAAG GTTCCCGAACTGGCCGGCTTTTGGCTTCTGAGCCTTCTACTACAGTTGCCTTTACTCCTTTTCCTGCTCCTTAATGAAGGCCTGAAGAATCTGCCCTTGGAGAAAGCGATTCACAGCATCTTCACCGTCTTCCTTACTTTCCAAGTTATCTCAGCGTTTCTGACCCTGAAGAAAATGGTCAACCAGCTGGCAGCCCGTTTCCACCTCCAGGATTTCGATCAGCTGTCTGCGAGCAGCGCGACTCTGAGGCGGGCTAGGCAAAGCTCGGAAGAGCTCTGA